The Scomber japonicus isolate fScoJap1 chromosome 8, fScoJap1.pri, whole genome shotgun sequence genome has a segment encoding these proteins:
- the LOC128362775 gene encoding golgin subfamily B member 1-like, whose amino-acid sequence MEDHMTSSDMAATGNISVPMVTGSIGTDPDSQVLCDRVKVCEQNAGSTIQSDSYLWNRIRELERSEKSLLLRLHQLVSASHLPSMQHTQRLDQRLHMLREEVRTMTQDKERGERVWRERLQRCQRQLKAKEEEMSRQSQYFENFKAQLQHKLSLARDREQSLQNRIHTLEKQLLDMTVSAATGIATISAVRITAGTLTQREEQERLLSMRGEGEGEEEKKEERRKQWQPNKGTEREGRREGDERKTDIKQNSNEARLQSFILSLQEDLRVLLEREESGMTEWRRLTEQLQEAQENSHFLCCKVEEMKAEVQQLKLSEISLMEEAEELREENHRLQQNLRDAANQTPSQSSTILESTYPSPGNSLLSCSPVVPMNTNPTGHYSDESCGKVQLILDEREGQSHSSAVVPVHHQAAAESTQNNTEDPSATVKLDTLSSPETDSPNLITCLASKSNLSLQSLSVTTETVDDFKLGTWCSRGVLNLEEIPSEESDALKEAYRSLGLGEDLEAPQEQRGPLEAVLQHTQEQLQVMAQYNTELKSQLQKQAEEQETEASPVLSNTILAQDNLVQALNQENRALADRIQELLAHIELREQEMKTEQTQLREHIFGLKEDLARLEQENQEQGCLITELTRKTEDDLNTIMHLQQKLVESRDCQQNNLEEHVHSLVENVLKGDEEPQLMLSQQLDNLNTASAPDCQHNKHNNPLQNSPQTNVHASSVTDEVDQLTKLVHSLKTEQEELICQMNSLREEQKEVALSIQTQTEEKQHLTRTVWGLKEEKDRISQSLVGIKQEREHLTRTVSGLKDERDQFIRSMNSLKEEKEHFIMCLSGHEREKEKLLESLSSGREEVDQTVKSLQSLQKESNQLSQSVLSLKLERDELIDTLKCLTEQRDQEQLSSILQEDRDKLLKSVSSLKEEKERIEHSISVLKQEEKQTIRLFQKHLLNQNVVGLTKKTETTVGTGDNAAHRCPINNYKENSKQEESDLMREIEALGAKLKKSQEELDKCHIQTKRLNSELCQSEARREEAVRRASQVADKVMRLTDEANQMEETNKENDRLMTQVKELQSKLTGQVREKTDALSLKAQIEEKYNILTAQLKAKTVALEELNSEYIALKRGQGSRDDLSTVLMSLRTRYNDIKAKYEALLKKKSQTDLDISPLKAKLSCLVVKCQERNSLLMQMMKVMHKQGCVDSTLMQQVEQLLCDAALQDYTAAFTPGITVKTQNHLSGFTPEFILKVQDYSGGFTPDQTFLAAIPPVNQNQNEFTTESGVKCRKSDKHSSIVTTEFTTPLQGGGDSTPTPTVKKNANSLLPTSPVQEHARVQKAPSPVPALGKGFSPNTTQLSPSASEPEKLGFPGKKVLSSPDPTNSSEVRGGSSLSLAPSSSAIRVSPSRRLSSPEKIINLHEQLQKTLLSSYQAPVIRGRKQQPRKSLLFSAPADLSPSSQIKILSVNTPHPNHLPATSVSSQANHTPIVTMKAVAATKSTTLFNAVASRSANVSFSPDMFTKHCLKSDMSTIASTLSSSSSSSINTVASSKDNSALNRGTNIPISPKLKRQSTAIHNTNHTATTTFNTVRSAATDSNVLISLDTNPKTTASDTTALSISTATKASILSMTSNPNPAPEYDGLIFTLPCTQSAHCSPERSSKSNRKSPNAPEKPKTRPKPEAPADVCSVEVIKTVGQSSLLIGWERPPLDELGCSNGTFVYGYRVFVDGDFHKSVMSSACTKCILENVDLSVPLHLSVQTLGSNGLNSNSVHTMYRTTMRTVSVVLKPGQDGISGLAKVNSM is encoded by the exons ACTCAGGACAAGGAACGGGGAGAGCGGGTATGGAGGGAGCGACTGCAGCGCTGTCAGAGGCAGCTGAAGGccaaagaggaggagatgagccGCCAGTCCCAGTACTTTGAGAACTTTAAAGCCCAACTCCAACACAAGCTAAGTCTGGCCCgggacagagagcagagccTACAGAACCGTATCCACACCTTAGAAAAGCAGCTGCTGGACATGACTGTGAGTGCCGCCACTGGTATTGCAACAATCAGTGCCGTCAGAATTACTGCTGGGACTTTAACACAGCGGGAGGAGCAAGAGAGGCTGCTTTCCATGAGAGGAGAgggtgaaggagaggaagagaaaaaggaggagaggagaaagcaATGGCAGCCAAACAAAGGAactgagagagaaggaagacgaGAGGgtgatgaaagaaagacagacatcaAGCAGAACTCAAATGAGGCCAGGCTCCAAAGTTTCATCCTGAGCCTGCAGGAGGATCTCAGGGTGCtgctggagagagaggaaagtggAATGACAGAGTGGAGGAGGCTGACGGAGCAGCTTCAGGAGGCTCAAGAGAACAGCCATTTCCTGTGCTGCAaggtggaggagatgaaggCAGAGGTGCAGCAACTGAAGCTGTCTGAAATCTCCCTGATGGAGGAGGCTGAAGAGCTGAGAGAGGAGAACCACAGACTCCAGCAGAACCTCAGGGATGCAGCTAACCAAACACCCAGTCAGTCATCCACAATCCTTGAGTCAACATATCCAAGTCCTGGGAACAGCTTGCTGAGCTGCAGCCCCGTTGTTCCCATGAACACTAATCCCACTGGACATTATTCAGATGAGAGCTGTGGAAAG GTCCAGCTAATCTTGGATGAACGAGAAGGCCAGTCACATTCATCTGCAGTTGTGCCTGTTCACCATCAGGCTGCAGCAGAGAGCACACAGAACAACACAGAAGACCCTTCTGCAACTGTAAAGTTAGATACTTTGTCTTCACCTGAAACCGACTCTCCAAACCTTATTACCTGCCTTGCCTCCAAATCCAACCTCAGCCTCCAGTCACTATCTGTGACTACAGAGACAGTAGATGACTTTAAACTGGGGACCTGGTGCTCCAGGGGTGTCCTAAACCTCGAGGAAATCCCCAGTGAGGAATCTGATGCCCTGAAGGAAGCGTACAGGAGTTTGGGATTAGGGGAAGATCTTGAGGCTCCCCAAGAGCAACGTGGCCCCCTGGAGGCTGTTTTGCAGCACACACAGGAACAGCTGCAGGTGATGGCTCAATACAACACTGAACTGAAATCACAGCTCCAGAAACAAGCAGAGGAGCAAGAAACAGAGGCATCTCCTGTCCTTAGTAACACCATCCTCGCTCAGGATAATCTTGTCCAAGCCTTGAATCAGGAGAACCGGGCCTTAGCGGACAGGATCCAAGAGCTACTGGCTCACATTGAGCTCAGAGAACAGGAGATGAAGACAGAGCAAACTCAGCTGAGGGAGCATATTTTTGGCTTAAAGGAGGACCTAGCACGGCTGGAGCAGGAGAACCAGGAACAAGGGTGTCTTATCACAGAACTCACCAGGAAGACTGAAGATGATCTTAATACTATCATGCATCTGCAGCAGAAGTtagtagagagcagaga TTGTCAGCAGAACAACCTAGAAGAACATGTGCATAGTTTGGTGGAAAATGTGCTAAAAGGGGATGAAGAACCACAGCTGATGTTGAGTCAGCAACTAGACAATTTGAACACAGCTTCAGCCCCTGATTGTCAacataataaacacaataaTCCATTGCAAAACAGCCCACAAACCAATGTGCATGCTAGTTCAGTGACAGATGAAGTCGACCAGCTGACTAAATTGGTCCACAGCCTCAAAACAGAACAAGAAGAGTTAATCTGCCAAATGAATTCTCTCAGAGAGGAGCAAAAAGAAGTAGCTCTGTCAatccaaacacagacagaagagaagCAGCACCTAACTCGCACAGTTTGGGGactgaaagaggagaaagaccGAATATCTCAATCTCTGGTTGGTATTAAGCAAGAGAGGGAGCATCTAACCAGGACAGTCTCTGGGCTGAAAGATGAGAGAGACCAGTTTATAAGGTCCATGAATAGtctgaaagaggaaaaagagcaTTTCATTATGTGCTTATCTGGtcatgaaagagaaaaagagaaactgttAGAGTCACTCTCAAGTGGAAGAGAAGAGGTAGATCAAACCGTTAAATCACTTCAAAGTTTACAAAAAGAGAGCAACCAGTTAAGCCAGTCAGTGCTCAGTTTGAAACTGGAGAGAGATGAACTAATAGATACCCTCAAATGTCTGACAGAGCAGAGAGATCAGGAACAATTATCTTCTATTTTACAAGAAGACCGTGACAAGCTGCTAAAGTCAGTGAGCagtttgaaagaagaaaaagaaagaattgaACATTCAATCAGTGTTTTGAAACAGGAGGAAAAGCAGACTATACGATTATTTCAAAAGCATCTGTTGAATCAAAACGTTGTTGGGCTGACAAAGAAGACAGAGACTACTGTTGGGACTGGAGATAATGCTGCACACAGATGTCCGATTAATAACTACAAAGAAAACTCTAAACAG GAGGAAAGTGATCTGATGAGGGAGATTGAAGCTTTGGGAGCAAAACTAAAGAAGTCACAAGAGGAACTGGACAAGTGCCACATACAG ACCAAGAGGCTGAACAGTGAGTTGTGTCAGTCAGAAgccaggagggaggaggcagtgaggagagCATCTCAAGTAGCTGACAAGGTGATGAGGCTGACAGATGAAGCCAATCAGATGGAAGAAACCAATAAGGAAAATGACCGCCTCATGACCCAG GTGAAGGAGCTACAGAGCAAACTGACAGGTCAAGTCAGGGAGAAGACTGACGCTCTGTCACTGAAGGCTCAGATAGAGGAGAAATACAACATCCTCACAGCTCAGCTCAAAGCAAAG ACAGTGGCTCTAGAAGAGCTGAACTCTGAGTATATCGCTCTGAAAAGAGGACAGGGCAGCAGAGATGATCTGAGCACTGTTCTCATGTCCCTCCGGACACGTTACAACGACATCAAAGCTAAA TATGAGGCACTCCTGAAAAAGAAGAGCCAGACAGATTTGGATATATCTCCTTTAAAG GCCAAGCTGTCATGCCTGGTGGTGAAGTGTCAAGAGAGGAACAGCTTATTGATGCAGATGATGAAAGTGATGCACAAGCAGGGCTGTGTGGACTCAACACTAATGCAGCAGGTAGAGCAGCTGCTCTGTGATGCTGCTCTGCAGGACTACACTGCAGCATTCACACCAGGAATCACTGTAAAGACCCAGAATCACCTGAGTGGGTTTACACCTGAATTTATTCTAAAAGTTCAGGACTATTCCGGTGGATTCACACCTGATCAAACCTTTCTTGCTGCAATCCCACCTGTAAACCAGAACCAGAATGAATTCACAACTGAATCTGGGGTGAAATGCAGAAAAAGTGACAAACACTCTTCTATAGTCACCACTGAATTCACAACGCCTCTTCAAGGTGGTGGTGACAGCACACCTACACCAACAGTAAAGAAAAATGCCAACTCACTTTTGCCAACCTCACCAGTGCAGGAGCATGCCAGAGTCCAGAAGGCACCATCACCTGTTCCAGCACTGGGCAAGGGCTTCAGTCCCAACACAACACAG CTGTCTCCCTCTGCCAGTGAACCAGAGAAATTAGGATTTCCAGGCAAGAAAGTGCTGTCCTCCCCAGATCCGACCAATTCTTCAGAGGTGAGAGGTGGATCCTCCCTGAGTCTTGCTCCTTCCTCTTCAGCCATTCGTGTCAGTCCGAGCAGGAGGCTGAGCAGTCCTGAGAAAATCATAAACCTACATGAGCAACTGCAGAAGACTCTGTTGAGCAGCTATCAG GCTCCAGTAATCAGAGGAAGAAAACAGCAGCCCAGGAAAAGTCTGTTGTTTTCAGCTCCTGCTGACCTGAGCCCATCCTCTCAGATAAAGATACTCAGTGTCAATACTCCACATCCCAACCATCTGCCAGCCACCAGTGTTTCAAGTCAAGCTAATCACACTCCAATAGTGACAATGAAAGCTGTTGCCGCCACTAAGTCAACAACACTTTTTAATGCTGTCGCCTCTAGATCAGCTAATGTTTCATTCAGTCCTGACATGTTTACAAAGCATTGCTTAAAATCAGACATGTCTACAATAGCCTCTACTCTTTCTAGCTCTTCCAGCTCTTCTATTAACACTGTTGCATCAAGTAAAGATAATTCTGCCTTAAACAGAGGCACTAACATACCAATATCCCCAAAACTGAAAAGGCAAAGTACTGCTATCCATAATACTAATCATACAGCAACCACTACCTTTAACACCGTCAGATCTGCAGCTACTGACTCAAATGTCTTAATATCTCTTGATACAAATCCAAAAACCACTGCCTCAGACACAACTGCCTTGAGCATATCAACTGCCACTAAGGCTAGTATTTTAAGCATGACttcgaaccctaaccctgcccctGAATATGATGGCCTCATATTCACTTTACCCTGCACTCAGTCTGCTCACTGCTCTCCTGAGAGATCCTCCAAGTCCAACAGAAAGTCCCCTAATGCTCCAGAGAAGCCAAAAACAAGACCAAAACCAG AAGCTCCCGCAGATGTGTGCTCCGTTGAAGTAATCAAAACAGTGGGTCAGAGCAGcctcctgattggctgggagAGACCACCACTTGACGAGCTGGGATGCAGTAACGGCACGTTTGTGTATGGATACAGG GTGTTTGTGGATGGGGACTTTCACAAGTCTGTCATGAGCTCAGCGTGCACCAAG TGTATTCTGGAGAACGTCGACCTGAGTGTCCCATTGCACCTCAGTGTCCAAACACTGGGCTCCAATGGTTTGAATTCAAACAGTGTCCACACCatgtacaggactaca ATGAGGACAGTGAGCGTGGTGTTAAAGCCTGGTCAGGATGGAATCAGCGGCCTGGCAAAGGTCAACAGCATGTGA